The following coding sequences lie in one Saccharopolyspora hordei genomic window:
- a CDS encoding toxin-antitoxin system HicB family antitoxin produces MDLNPYIDQLRQDLSSAASAGDDQTRQTAAVLSAAIEPAARLAIMNALSDLAAEVTTQLDGPVVDIRLDGRDVRVVVSDTTSTSPAEEEAEEPPPPPPSGESGDISRITLRLLEEIKTQAEQAAASQGVSLNTWVAQAVQGALHGGRPRGPWDHSRHGRGGRQWGPPGGGGPRGRWRGEPGSRIRGWVQG; encoded by the coding sequence ATGGATCTGAACCCGTACATCGACCAGCTTCGCCAAGACCTGAGCTCTGCGGCGTCCGCCGGCGACGACCAGACCCGGCAAACCGCAGCGGTGCTGTCCGCCGCGATCGAACCGGCGGCCCGCCTGGCCATCATGAACGCCCTGTCCGACCTGGCAGCGGAGGTGACGACCCAGCTCGACGGCCCGGTCGTCGACATCCGGCTGGACGGCCGCGACGTCCGCGTGGTGGTCAGCGACACCACCTCGACATCACCGGCGGAAGAGGAAGCGGAGGAACCACCACCTCCCCCACCGAGCGGGGAGAGCGGCGACATCAGCCGCATCACGCTCCGCTTGCTCGAAGAGATCAAGACGCAGGCCGAGCAGGCCGCGGCGAGCCAAGGCGTGTCCCTGAACACCTGGGTCGCCCAGGCCGTGCAGGGTGCGCTGCACGGCGGACGTCCGCGCGGGCCGTGGGACCACTCACGGCACGGGCGCGGCGGCCGGCAGTGGGGACCGCCCGGCGGTGGCGGCCCGCGCGGCCGGTGGCGCGGTGAGCCCGGCTCCCGCATCCGAGGGTGGGTCCAGGGCTGA
- the thyX gene encoding FAD-dependent thymidylate synthase gives MTEIVRPKVQLIAKTEFFPPEDVDWSTDADGGEALAEFAGRACYQSWHKPNPATATNAGYLRHILEVGHLSVLEHGTVSFYFSGISRSLTHELIRHRHFSYSQLSQRYVPERDAAVVEPDAIADDPELHEVFVRATEASAKAYHELLTALEQKFADEPKATLRRKQARQAARSVLPNATETRIVVTGNFRAWRHFIAMRASEHADVEIRALAVECLRQLQDAAPNVFSDFEITALQDGTEVASSPYVTEG, from the coding sequence GTGACCGAGATCGTGCGGCCGAAGGTGCAGCTGATCGCCAAGACCGAGTTCTTCCCGCCGGAGGACGTGGACTGGTCCACCGACGCCGACGGGGGTGAGGCGCTGGCCGAGTTCGCCGGCCGGGCGTGCTACCAGTCCTGGCACAAGCCGAACCCCGCGACCGCCACCAACGCCGGCTACCTGCGGCACATCCTGGAGGTCGGCCACCTGTCCGTGCTCGAGCACGGCACGGTGTCGTTCTACTTCTCCGGCATCTCGCGCTCGCTGACCCACGAGCTGATCCGCCACCGGCACTTCTCCTACTCGCAGCTGTCCCAGCGCTACGTGCCGGAGCGCGACGCCGCGGTGGTGGAGCCCGACGCCATCGCCGACGACCCCGAGCTGCACGAGGTGTTCGTCCGGGCCACCGAGGCCAGCGCGAAGGCCTACCACGAGCTGCTGACCGCGCTGGAGCAGAAGTTCGCCGACGAACCGAAGGCGACGCTGCGCCGCAAGCAGGCGCGGCAGGCCGCCCGCTCGGTGCTGCCGAACGCCACCGAGACCCGCATCGTGGTCACCGGCAACTTCCGCGCCTGGCGGCACTTCATCGCGATGCGCGCCTCCGAGCACGCCGACGTCGAGATCCGCGCCCTGGCGGTGGAGTGCCTGCGGCAGCTGCAGGACGCGGCGCCGAACGTGTTCAGCGACTTCGAGATCACCGCGCTGCAGGACGGCACCGAGGTCGCCTCCAGCCCGTACGTCACCGAGGGCTGA
- a CDS encoding serine/threonine-protein kinase gives MNGEVGSSRFVVAREQGWRDVTVVEQVGPGTQTRLIGGRYQVLQELGRGGMGVVWRAWDQVIGREVAIKELHLPDGVPPAEREVYEARVLREARTAGRLNDPAVVTVHDVLAESGTTYIVMELVQAVTLQQHVAQHGPLSPEQAAELARQVLSALESAHAAGIVHRDVKPSNIMVADGRVKLTDFGIAQALDDPRLTSSGAIVGSPSFMAPERLQGSDATPASDLWSLGATLFFAVEGWMPFERPTTAATLNAVLGEPPQLSRPHGVVGSVITGLLISDPRARFTARQVRALLDSAPVGAAPERTTPVGTRVASSPQAGRGLRPWLVGLSATALVLFVVGLLVGRFVLADGAPAALGPTLAFGSGGDIEQFALDGDRCGHGAVAAGARLTEGVSCSKPHDFEVVAKTSPFRASDEVTYPGRDALARYAESYCSLHFDSDEVIVPGKHAALRLVTLVPSERAWAEGAEGSPDAEDPQTVYCVVHSANGDELQTSVTG, from the coding sequence ATGAACGGCGAGGTCGGGTCGTCGCGCTTCGTGGTCGCGCGGGAGCAGGGGTGGAGGGACGTCACCGTGGTGGAGCAGGTCGGGCCGGGGACGCAGACCAGGCTGATCGGCGGTCGGTACCAGGTGCTCCAGGAGCTCGGCCGCGGTGGCATGGGCGTCGTCTGGCGGGCCTGGGACCAGGTGATCGGCCGCGAGGTCGCGATCAAGGAACTGCACCTGCCCGACGGCGTGCCGCCGGCCGAGCGGGAGGTCTACGAGGCGCGCGTCCTCCGCGAGGCGCGCACGGCCGGACGGCTCAACGACCCCGCCGTGGTCACCGTGCACGACGTGCTCGCCGAGTCCGGCACCACCTACATCGTGATGGAGCTGGTGCAGGCGGTGACGCTGCAGCAGCACGTCGCCCAGCACGGCCCGCTGAGCCCGGAGCAGGCCGCGGAGCTGGCCCGCCAGGTGCTCTCCGCGCTGGAGAGCGCGCACGCGGCCGGGATCGTGCACCGCGACGTCAAGCCGAGCAACATCATGGTCGCCGACGGCCGCGTCAAGCTGACCGACTTCGGCATCGCGCAGGCCCTGGACGACCCGCGGCTGACCAGCAGCGGCGCGATCGTCGGCTCGCCGTCGTTCATGGCACCGGAACGCCTGCAGGGCTCCGACGCCACCCCGGCCAGCGACCTGTGGTCACTGGGCGCGACGCTGTTCTTCGCCGTCGAGGGCTGGATGCCCTTCGAGCGCCCGACCACGGCCGCCACCCTGAACGCGGTGCTGGGCGAGCCCCCGCAGCTCAGCCGCCCGCACGGCGTCGTCGGGTCGGTGATCACCGGTCTGCTGATCAGCGACCCCCGCGCGCGGTTCACGGCTCGGCAGGTCCGCGCGCTGCTGGACAGCGCCCCCGTCGGCGCCGCCCCCGAGCGGACCACGCCGGTGGGCACCCGCGTCGCGTCCTCCCCGCAGGCGGGGCGCGGGCTGCGACCGTGGCTGGTCGGCCTCAGCGCCACCGCGCTGGTGCTGTTCGTCGTCGGCCTGCTGGTCGGGCGGTTCGTGCTGGCCGACGGCGCTCCGGCCGCCCTGGGGCCGACGCTGGCCTTCGGCTCGGGCGGCGACATCGAGCAGTTCGCGCTCGACGGGGACCGGTGCGGTCACGGCGCGGTCGCGGCCGGTGCCCGGCTCACCGAGGGCGTGTCGTGCTCGAAGCCGCACGACTTCGAGGTGGTGGCGAAGACCAGCCCGTTCCGCGCCAGCGACGAGGTGACCTACCCGGGGCGGGACGCGCTGGCCCGCTACGCCGAGAGCTACTGCTCGCTCCACTTCGACTCGGACGAGGTGATCGTCCCCGGCAAGCACGCGGCGCTGCGCCTGGTCACGCTGGTCCCGTCCGAGCGGGCCTGGGCGGAGGGGGCCGAGGGCTCACCGGACGCGGAAGACCCCCAGACCGTCTACTGCGTCGTGCACAGCGCCAACGGCGACGAGCTGCAGACCTCGGTCACCGGATGA
- a CDS encoding TIGR03085 family metal-binding protein: MGVASDERQQLCDLFEQLGPDAPTLCEGWTTKDLAVHLVVRERRPDALAGKLLKSLAQRSARIEDELRALPWTELVDQVRQGPPKWNPMGLSGVDEAVNAAEFYVHHEDVRRAQPNWQPRPSDPTREEALWKSLSRVARVFYGRSPVGVVLRRPDGTEIAAKSGPRTVRINGEPSELVLHAFSRRAAKVTFDGNDADVLAVEDLRRTF, translated from the coding sequence ATGGGTGTGGCCAGCGATGAACGCCAGCAGTTGTGCGATCTGTTCGAACAGCTCGGTCCGGACGCGCCGACGCTGTGCGAGGGGTGGACGACCAAGGACCTCGCGGTGCACCTGGTGGTGCGCGAACGCCGCCCGGACGCGCTCGCGGGCAAGCTGCTGAAGTCGCTCGCCCAGCGGAGCGCGCGGATCGAGGACGAGCTGCGCGCCCTGCCATGGACCGAGCTGGTGGACCAGGTGCGGCAGGGTCCGCCGAAGTGGAACCCGATGGGGCTCTCGGGCGTGGACGAGGCGGTCAACGCCGCCGAGTTCTACGTGCACCACGAGGACGTCCGGCGCGCCCAGCCGAACTGGCAGCCGCGGCCGTCCGACCCGACGCGGGAAGAGGCGCTGTGGAAGTCCCTGAGCCGGGTCGCGCGCGTGTTCTACGGCCGCAGCCCGGTCGGCGTGGTGCTGCGGCGGCCGGACGGCACCGAGATCGCAGCGAAGAGCGGCCCGCGCACGGTCCGCATCAACGGTGAGCCCAGCGAGCTGGTCCTGCACGCGTTCAGCCGACGTGCCGCGAAGGTCACGTTCGACGGCAACGACGCCGACGTGCTCGCCGTCGAGGACCTGCGCCGCACGTTCTGA
- the dapA gene encoding 4-hydroxy-tetrahydrodipicolinate synthase, with translation MTTCPTAIPGRPFGRVLTAMVTPFDEDGKLDLTLAQELATYLVDSVGNDGLVVNGTTGESPTTTDHEKEQLLRAVVEAVGDRATVVAGAGTNNTEHSVELARAAERAGAHGLLVVTPYYSRPPQEGLFQHFWTVADATELPVMLYDIPPRSVVPIQVDTLKRLAEHPRIKAVKDSKHDLLAGSEVMASTDLAYYSGEDPLNLPWLSVGAVGFVSVIGHVVGDRLRSMLDAYESGDVAGAREIHNGLLPVYRSMNFVGGVIFSKTALRLCGYETGQPRLPLPAATEEQVRLITSDLWDAGLVLVNPDAAQR, from the coding sequence ATGACCACCTGCCCCACTGCGATTCCGGGCCGACCGTTCGGCCGCGTCCTGACCGCGATGGTCACTCCGTTCGACGAGGACGGGAAGCTCGACCTCACGCTCGCCCAGGAACTGGCCACCTACCTGGTGGACAGCGTCGGGAACGACGGGCTGGTCGTCAACGGCACCACCGGCGAGAGCCCGACGACCACCGACCACGAGAAGGAGCAGCTGCTGCGCGCCGTGGTCGAGGCGGTGGGTGACCGGGCGACCGTCGTGGCCGGTGCGGGCACCAACAACACCGAGCACTCCGTCGAGCTCGCCCGGGCCGCGGAGCGGGCCGGCGCCCACGGCCTGCTGGTGGTCACGCCGTACTACTCGCGGCCGCCGCAGGAAGGCCTGTTCCAGCACTTCTGGACCGTCGCCGACGCCACCGAGCTGCCGGTGATGCTCTACGACATCCCGCCGCGCTCGGTCGTGCCCATCCAGGTCGACACCCTCAAGCGGCTCGCCGAGCACCCGCGGATCAAGGCGGTCAAGGACTCCAAGCACGACCTGCTGGCGGGCAGCGAGGTCATGGCCTCCACCGACCTCGCGTACTACTCGGGCGAGGACCCACTAAACCTGCCGTGGCTGTCGGTCGGCGCGGTCGGCTTCGTCAGCGTGATCGGTCACGTGGTGGGCGACCGGCTGCGGTCCATGCTGGACGCCTACGAGTCCGGGGACGTCGCCGGAGCGAGGGAGATCCACAACGGTCTGCTGCCGGTGTACCGGTCGATGAACTTCGTCGGTGGTGTCATCTTCTCCAAGACCGCGCTGCGGCTGTGCGGGTACGAGACGGGGCAGCCGCGGTTGCCGCTGCCGGCGGCCACCGAGGAGCAGGTTCGATTGATCACCAGCGACCTGTGGGATGCTGGCCTGGTATTGGTCAACCCAGACGCCGCACAGAGGTGA
- a CDS encoding ribonuclease J: MSAKATATEHHPVTPISSAPPPPLAEGGLRVVALGGIGEVGRNMTVFEYDGRLLVVDCGVLFPEDDAPGVDLILPDFGAIEDRLDDIEALVLTHGHEDHIGAVPFLLRLRPDLPVVGSKFTLALLAAKCREHRLNPQLIEVAEGQRSQHGVFDLEFFAVNHSIPDALAVAIRTPAGVALHTGDIKLDQLPLDGRLTDLAGFSRLGDEGVDLFLVDSTNAEVPGFVTPEREIGPVLDRVIGKATQRVIVACFASHVHRVQQVLEVAEAHGRKVCFVGRSMVRNMGIAAELGMLQVPDGLLVDLDEALEMPEHEVAFVSTGSQGEPLSALSRMARGEHKQIRIRAGDTVVLASSLIPGNETAVFGVVNGLVRLGAQVVHQGHAKVHVSGHASAGELLYLYNAVRPSNVMPVHGEWRHLRANAELARLTGVPADRVVIAEDGVVVDLLDGIASIAGRVEVGHVYVDGLSVGDVGESTLSDRLVLGEGGFISITVAVEAATGRAVSSPTISGRGFSDDPKALDDVVPLVEMELARTEAEGITDTHRIAQAVRRVVGRWVAETYRRRPMIVPNVLPVGS; this comes from the coding sequence TTGAGCGCAAAGGCGACAGCCACCGAGCACCACCCGGTGACGCCGATCTCGTCGGCTCCACCGCCCCCGTTGGCCGAGGGTGGGCTGCGCGTCGTTGCGCTCGGCGGCATCGGCGAGGTCGGCCGGAACATGACCGTCTTCGAGTACGACGGTCGGCTGCTGGTCGTCGACTGCGGCGTGCTGTTCCCCGAGGACGACGCACCGGGTGTGGACCTGATCCTGCCGGACTTCGGCGCGATCGAGGACCGCCTCGACGACATCGAGGCGCTGGTGCTCACGCACGGTCACGAGGACCACATCGGCGCGGTGCCGTTCCTGCTGCGCCTGCGACCGGACCTGCCGGTGGTGGGGTCGAAGTTCACCCTCGCGCTGCTGGCGGCGAAGTGCCGCGAGCACCGGCTGAACCCGCAGCTCATCGAGGTCGCCGAGGGGCAGCGCAGCCAGCACGGCGTGTTCGACCTGGAGTTCTTCGCGGTCAACCACTCCATCCCGGACGCGCTGGCGGTCGCCATCCGCACCCCGGCCGGGGTCGCGCTGCACACCGGTGACATCAAGCTGGACCAGCTGCCGCTGGACGGTCGGCTGACCGACCTGGCCGGGTTCTCCCGGCTCGGTGACGAGGGCGTGGACCTGTTCCTGGTCGACTCCACCAACGCCGAGGTGCCCGGGTTCGTCACCCCGGAGCGCGAGATCGGGCCGGTGCTGGACCGGGTGATCGGCAAGGCGACGCAGCGGGTGATCGTGGCCTGCTTCGCCAGCCACGTGCACCGGGTGCAGCAGGTCCTGGAGGTCGCCGAGGCGCACGGCCGCAAGGTGTGCTTCGTCGGGCGGTCGATGGTGCGCAACATGGGCATCGCGGCGGAGCTGGGCATGCTGCAGGTGCCCGACGGGCTGCTGGTCGACCTCGACGAGGCCTTGGAGATGCCCGAGCACGAGGTGGCGTTCGTGTCGACGGGCTCGCAGGGCGAGCCGCTGTCCGCGCTGTCCCGGATGGCGCGCGGCGAGCACAAGCAGATCCGCATCCGCGCCGGGGACACGGTGGTGCTGGCCAGCTCGCTGATCCCCGGCAACGAGACCGCGGTGTTCGGCGTGGTCAACGGCCTGGTGCGGCTGGGGGCGCAGGTGGTGCACCAGGGGCACGCGAAGGTGCACGTGTCCGGGCACGCCTCGGCCGGCGAGCTGCTGTACCTCTACAACGCGGTGCGCCCGAGCAACGTCATGCCGGTGCACGGCGAGTGGCGGCACCTGCGCGCGAACGCCGAGCTCGCGCGGCTGACCGGGGTGCCCGCGGACCGCGTGGTGATCGCCGAGGACGGCGTCGTCGTCGACCTGCTGGACGGGATCGCCAGCATCGCCGGGCGCGTGGAGGTCGGCCACGTCTACGTCGACGGGCTGTCCGTCGGCGACGTGGGGGAGTCGACGCTGTCCGACCGGCTGGTGCTGGGCGAAGGCGGGTTCATCTCGATCACGGTCGCGGTGGAGGCCGCGACGGGCCGCGCGGTGTCCTCGCCGACGATCTCCGGGCGCGGCTTCTCCGACGACCCGAAGGCGCTGGACGACGTGGTGCCGCTGGTGGAGATGGAGCTGGCCCGCACCGAGGCGGAGGGCATCACCGACACCCACCGGATCGCGCAGGCGGTGCGCCGGGTGGTCGGCCGCTGGGTGGCCGAGACCTACCGCCGTCGGCCCATGATCGTGCCCAACGTGCTCCCGGTCGGCTCCTGA
- a CDS encoding DUF3558 family protein, which yields MKRSAVVGASLVVTSLLAACGSQSPDPGGEQTPHTAQAPSGPQITDPRDAAALAPCDLLPAEAATSLGFDPEGQDESDPTRRACAWRSQDGRDSLGLRTLPDRSLSSYLDNTTQYTDFQELTIAGHPAVRANRNDPGELGDCDIFLATKDDQVLASMASRHDPDNDPCGLARHALEIVVPHLPTAG from the coding sequence GTGAAACGCAGTGCCGTCGTCGGCGCGAGCCTGGTCGTGACCTCCCTCTTGGCGGCATGCGGAAGCCAGTCGCCGGATCCCGGCGGAGAGCAGACACCGCACACCGCCCAAGCTCCCTCAGGACCCCAGATCACCGACCCGAGGGACGCCGCAGCGCTCGCGCCGTGCGACCTCCTCCCCGCCGAAGCCGCCACGAGCCTCGGGTTCGACCCCGAAGGCCAGGACGAATCCGACCCGACCCGACGCGCGTGCGCGTGGAGGTCCCAGGACGGCCGTGACAGCCTGGGCCTGCGCACACTCCCCGACCGCTCCCTCTCGTCCTACCTGGACAACACGACGCAGTACACCGACTTCCAGGAACTGACCATCGCCGGCCACCCAGCAGTGCGCGCGAACCGCAACGACCCCGGCGAACTCGGCGACTGCGACATCTTCCTCGCCACGAAGGACGACCAAGTCCTGGCATCGATGGCCAGTCGGCACGACCCGGACAACGACCCCTGCGGCCTAGCACGGCACGCACTCGAGATCGTGGTGCCGCACCTACCCACCGCAGGATGA
- a CDS encoding ESX secretion-associated protein EspG: MAGRELSLSPTAASYLCTRFDLQLHPLLRVGWLPVEATDQDRRAAAERGQQELRQQGLLDGDELHPFLEDAIHLLARPPLAVGLAVHSRDGESFNAVLVEHGRDTIQAYQPDGEPQDQLREIRIRRHDHGGPAGNAVNLIGRVTAASGPSVSVPYEQLDRAGKRMSSGETNLGSALAANGIRGNDAKALAQALSAKRTLEGVFTVRAYDQKVRRMHTLPFNLQFFATEAGCYQAQRKPGRDGREWYTLAPADTRKLVATIDEMVKILTRPAAHV, from the coding sequence GTGGCGGGGCGTGAACTCAGTCTGTCCCCCACCGCGGCGAGCTACCTCTGCACCCGGTTCGACCTGCAGCTGCACCCGCTGCTGCGGGTCGGCTGGCTGCCGGTCGAAGCGACCGACCAGGACCGGCGCGCAGCAGCGGAGCGCGGGCAGCAGGAACTGCGGCAGCAAGGTCTGCTCGACGGCGACGAGCTGCACCCGTTCCTCGAGGACGCCATCCACCTGCTGGCCCGGCCGCCGTTGGCGGTCGGGCTGGCGGTCCACTCCCGAGACGGCGAGAGCTTCAACGCCGTCCTGGTGGAGCACGGGCGCGACACGATCCAGGCCTACCAGCCCGACGGGGAACCGCAGGACCAACTGCGGGAGATCCGCATCCGGCGCCACGACCACGGTGGGCCGGCGGGCAACGCGGTGAACCTGATCGGTCGCGTCACCGCCGCCAGCGGTCCGTCGGTGTCCGTGCCGTACGAGCAGCTCGACCGGGCGGGCAAGCGCATGAGCTCGGGCGAGACCAACCTGGGCTCCGCGCTGGCCGCGAACGGGATCCGCGGCAACGACGCCAAGGCGCTGGCACAGGCGCTCTCGGCCAAGCGCACCCTGGAAGGCGTGTTCACCGTCCGCGCGTACGACCAGAAGGTGCGCCGGATGCACACGCTGCCGTTCAACCTGCAGTTCTTCGCCACCGAAGCGGGCTGCTACCAGGCGCAGCGCAAGCCCGGCCGCGACGGGCGCGAGTGGTACACCCTCGCCCCCGCCGACACCCGCAAGCTCGTCGCCACCATCGACGAGATGGTCAAGATCTTGACCAGGCCGGCTGCACACGTGTGA
- a CDS encoding DUF3558 domain-containing protein — protein sequence MKTNMLKRSAIIGTGLVLTGLVAACSGGASPGDATQPPNAPTETQASGPKIDAPKDAAAVDVCNLLPAEGATAIGLKPEGELVENMIDAEAPPGCDWRTEDGTSVMLTPLSDRSLQEYYDHKSMYVDFQELEIAGHPAVRANEGDRMKDGFCNIFLGTKDGQVLASQTAMISDGQTDPCDLAQKALEASVPTLPAAK from the coding sequence ATGAAGACGAACATGTTGAAGCGGAGTGCGATCATCGGAACCGGCCTGGTGCTGACCGGCCTCGTGGCAGCTTGCTCGGGAGGGGCCTCGCCGGGCGATGCCACCCAACCACCGAACGCCCCCACCGAGACCCAGGCGAGCGGCCCGAAGATCGACGCTCCCAAGGACGCGGCGGCGGTGGACGTCTGCAACCTGCTCCCGGCTGAAGGCGCTACCGCGATCGGCCTCAAACCAGAGGGCGAGCTCGTGGAGAACATGATCGACGCCGAGGCCCCGCCTGGCTGCGACTGGCGCACCGAAGACGGCACCAGCGTGATGCTGACTCCCCTCAGCGACCGCTCACTGCAGGAGTACTACGACCACAAGTCCATGTACGTGGACTTCCAGGAGCTCGAGATCGCCGGCCACCCCGCCGTCCGCGCCAACGAAGGCGACCGCATGAAGGACGGCTTCTGCAACATCTTCCTCGGTACCAAGGACGGACAGGTCCTGGCGTCCCAAACGGCCATGATCTCCGACGGCCAGACCGACCCTTGCGATCTGGCACAGAAGGCCCTCGAAGCGTCGGTGCCCACTCTGCCCGCCGCGAAGTGA
- a CDS encoding DUF3558 family protein, translating into MVKRSAVLGATLTAVLAACGNQAPDSDEGAPQTTRASSGPQVNDPKDATAIQPCDFLSADAATNLGVKPAGREVEDSSNRICSWSSPDDRDRLGLSAIPNRSLSSYLDNRSQFADFAELTIAGHPAVRANRNDPKKTGGCAIFLATKDDQVLSSQVDFFDKTKDPCSLAQQALEAVVPALPVAR; encoded by the coding sequence GTGGTGAAGCGCAGTGCCGTTCTCGGCGCAACCCTGACCGCCGTGCTAGCGGCATGCGGGAACCAAGCACCGGATTCCGACGAGGGGGCGCCACAGACCACTCGAGCGTCGTCCGGTCCGCAGGTCAACGACCCGAAGGACGCCACCGCCATCCAGCCCTGCGACTTCCTCTCAGCAGATGCCGCGACGAACCTCGGGGTCAAGCCCGCGGGGCGTGAGGTGGAAGACTCTTCCAACCGGATCTGCTCGTGGAGCTCGCCGGACGACCGCGACCGCCTCGGCCTGTCGGCGATCCCGAACCGCTCCCTTTCCTCCTACCTGGACAACCGCTCGCAGTTCGCGGACTTCGCCGAGCTGACCATCGCAGGCCACCCGGCCGTCCGCGCGAACCGGAACGACCCGAAGAAGACGGGCGGTTGCGCCATCTTCCTCGCCACGAAGGACGACCAGGTCCTGAGTTCACAGGTGGACTTCTTCGACAAGACCAAGGACCCGTGCAGCCTCGCGCAGCAGGCACTAGAAGCGGTCGTTCCCGCTCTCCCCGTCGCGAGGTGA
- a CDS encoding DUF3558 domain-containing protein, which translates to MVKRSAIVGTGLVLTGLLVGCAGKPAPSSDSPAPNGAAETTASGPHIATPKDAAAVDVCSLLPAEAATASGLKPEGDLTENMIDPDAPDGCTWRDGDGTSVVLTPLSDRSLQEYHDHKSMYVDFQELEIAGHPAVRANEGDRMKDGFCNIFLGTKDGQVLASQTAMISDGQTDPCDLAQKALEASVPTLPAAK; encoded by the coding sequence ATGGTCAAGCGGAGTGCGATCGTCGGAACCGGCCTGGTCTTGACGGGCTTGCTGGTGGGGTGTGCCGGGAAGCCCGCCCCGAGCAGTGACTCACCGGCACCGAACGGTGCTGCGGAAACCACGGCGAGCGGTCCCCACATCGCCACTCCCAAGGACGCTGCCGCGGTGGATGTGTGCAGCCTGCTCCCGGCCGAGGCGGCGACCGCGTCGGGACTCAAGCCCGAAGGCGATCTCACCGAGAACATGATCGACCCGGACGCGCCCGACGGGTGCACGTGGCGCGATGGCGATGGCACCAGCGTGGTGCTGACTCCGCTCAGCGACCGCTCGCTGCAGGAGTACCACGACCACAAGTCCATGTACGTCGACTTCCAGGAGCTCGAGATCGCCGGCCACCCCGCCGTCCGCGCCAACGAAGGCGACCGCATGAAGGACGGCTTCTGCAACATCTTCCTCGGCACCAAGGACGGACAGGTCCTGGCGTCCCAAACGGCCATGATCTCCGACGGCCAGACCGACCCTTGCGATCTGGCACAGAAGGCCCTCGAAGCCTCGGTCCCGACGCTGCCCGCCGCGAAGTGA
- a CDS encoding DUF3558 family protein, which produces MERGAVLGASLVLASLVAACGSQPPDGGETQPRAESGPTINAPKDAATVPPCDLLPPEDASSLGLDPGSGSVSGSDENSCGWYSPDETDRLALTAIPNRTLASYLDNRAQFADFAELTIAGHPAVRANRNDPKQLGTCSIFLATKDDQVLSSLVRVSDKSKDACGLAQRALEAAVPRLPAAE; this is translated from the coding sequence GTGGAACGCGGCGCCGTTCTCGGCGCGAGCCTGGTCCTGGCCTCCCTCGTGGCGGCGTGCGGGAGCCAGCCACCCGACGGTGGCGAGACGCAGCCCCGAGCCGAGTCCGGCCCGACGATCAACGCCCCCAAGGACGCCGCAACGGTCCCGCCTTGCGACCTGCTCCCGCCCGAGGACGCGTCGAGCCTCGGCCTCGACCCCGGGAGCGGGTCGGTCTCGGGGTCCGACGAGAACTCCTGCGGGTGGTACTCGCCTGACGAGACAGACCGGCTGGCCCTCACCGCGATCCCCAACCGCACCCTCGCGTCCTACCTGGACAACCGCGCGCAGTTCGCGGACTTCGCCGAGCTGACGATCGCGGGCCACCCAGCCGTCCGGGCCAACCGGAACGACCCGAAGCAACTGGGAACCTGCTCGATCTTCCTCGCCACGAAGGACGACCAGGTCCTGTCGTCCCTGGTGCGGGTCTCCGACAAGTCGAAGGACGCGTGCGGTCTCGCCCAGCGGGCCCTGGAGGCAGCCGTTCCTCGGCTTCCTGCCGCGGAGTGA